ACGACCGGTGCCGGGGCGACGCCCAGTTCCGGGTCGAACGTGGCCGCGTGGAGCGCGTAGAGGTAGCCCGCGACCTTGTCGTTGTGGCTGCTGGTCGGGGACGCAACGACGATCGCGATGCGCCGGCGCCCCAACTCGAGCAGGTGCCGCGTCAGGCGCGCGGCGCCGTCCACGTCATCGACCGCGACGAGGTCGTGCGTCAGTTCGCGGCTGTAACCACGAAGGTTGCGCTCGACCAAAACGACCGGCAGCCCCTCAGCGCCGCAAGCACTCAGGAACCGCTCGTCCAGTTGCATTTCTTCGACGCTGTGGCGCGACGGGATGCAAAACACGCCGTTCACGCCCGCGTCCTTGGCCTTGCGAACGCTCGCCCGAAGTTCACTCTCGGACATGCGCACCGCGAGCTGGATCGCGTCGTGTTCGATGTGCATCGGCTCCCGGCGCGCGATGGCCTCGAAGCCGATCCGCGAGAGCGAGAGTGTGGCCCGCTGCCACGGCCCCGGTGTGAGGCGCAGCACGAGCGCCCAGCGCTCGGCCGATGGCGGGGCGACCCGCCGGCTCCCGGACCGCTCGACGGTTTGGATCAGTCCCTTGTCGCGCAAGATTTGGAGCGCCCGGGACGCGGTCACGACACTAACCTTGTGAACCTCGGCGATCCCGCGCACGCTGGGCATGCGCCCGCCGTCCCACTTCCCCGTGCGGATCTGTAACTCCAGCGCGGTGGCGACCTCGACGTATTTGGGTAACCCGTTCAACGCGCTCATTGGGGGCAATCTCCGGCGCCTGGCAGCGTGTAGCACAGTGTTGCAGCCTGTGCTACAAAATGCGAGCCGGCATTCGCAAAATTCAC
This region of Gemmata massiliana genomic DNA includes:
- a CDS encoding LacI family DNA-binding transcriptional regulator — protein: MSALNGLPKYVEVATALELQIRTGKWDGGRMPSVRGIAEVHKVSVVTASRALQILRDKGLIQTVERSGSRRVAPPSAERWALVLRLTPGPWQRATLSLSRIGFEAIARREPMHIEHDAIQLAVRMSESELRASVRKAKDAGVNGVFCIPSRHSVEEMQLDERFLSACGAEGLPVVLVERNLRGYSRELTHDLVAVDDVDGAARLTRHLLELGRRRIAIVVASPTSSHNDKVAGYLYALHAATFDPELGVAPAPVVLYQSHDLSSREAYAHLADQIRERNLDGVLCFQDYTAMGLIFELLNRGIRVPDEVAVVGSDDLPMGDQFAIGITTYSYPSEGLAEQAIRLMRERRQNPDRRPLKVVVPGHLIVRESSVRATPSRSDGG